A genomic window from Triticum urartu cultivar G1812 chromosome 7, Tu2.1, whole genome shotgun sequence includes:
- the LOC125522978 gene encoding uncharacterized protein LOC125522978 — translation MLEVAAIPELWSTVHGWFTPWVLFIVLNLVVLTIFVTSMATAPAEGGEGTAPGADGERRNLAVRHRSPNLPRFTAPASEAPATGVLDLGQPDDQPPALEMEPENPGEREHARMERSMSEAAVEAELPRRPARLRKSASDKSAFAHVVAKKDIEVVEVRRPATTRDAERGRPLVAKAEEPASEEEIQEAGSEVDARADEFINKFHHQLKQQRIDSFRRSRNALHRRQASVVPEAR, via the coding sequence ATGCTGGAGGTGGCGGCGATCCCTGAGCTGTGGAGCACCGTGCACGGGTGGTTCACCCCATGGGTGCTGTTCATCGTGCTCAACCTCGTCGTCCTCACCATCTTCGTCACCTCCATGGCCACGGCCCCGGCGGAGGGCGGAGAAGGGACTGCGCCCGGTGCTGACGGCGAGAGGAGGAACCTGGCCGTCCGGCACCGGTCGCCCAACCTGCCTCGCTTCACCGCCCCCGCCTCTGAGGCCCCGGCGACCGGAGTACTGGATCTGGGGCAGCCCGACGATCAGCCGCCGGCGCTCGAGATGGAGCCGGAGAATCCGGGTGAGCGCGAGCACGCGCGCATGGAGAGGAGCATGTCTGAGGCGGCCGTCGAGGCCGAGCTgccgcggcggccggcgaggctGCGCAAGTCGGCGAGCGACAAGTCGGCGTTCGCGCACGTCGTGGCCAAGAAGGACATCGAGGTGGTGGAGGTGCGCAGGCCGGCGACGACGAGGGACGCGGAGCGCGGCCGCCCCCTGGTGGCGAAAGCGGAGGAGCCGGCGTCGGAggaggagatccaggaggccggCAGCGAGGTGGACGCCCGCGCGGACGAGTTCATCAACAAGTTCCACCACCAGCTGAAGCAGCAGCGCATCGACTCCTTCAGGCGCTCCCGGAATGCGCTCCACCGCCGCCAGGCGTCCGTGGTGCCAGAGGCGCGCTAG